From a single Kitasatospora azatica KCTC 9699 genomic region:
- the ftsY gene encoding signal recognition particle-docking protein FtsY, giving the protein MEYVILAVVIAVIAVGAVAGLVVSGRRRKELPPKSTATIAPPTPSEPQVGEEAAPPREAPVQTVEEVQLPAPVEVTPEVPALEVPEPTAGRLVRLRSRLSRSQNSIGKGLLTLLSRDRLDDDTWEEIEDTLITADIGVAPTQELVERLRTRVKVLGTRTPAELRTLLHEELVALIGTEADRSLKTAKHEDDRPAVVLVVGVNGVGKTTTSGKLGRVLVADGRKVVLGAADTFRAAAADQLQTWGERVGARTVRGPEGGDPASVAFDAVKEGIAEGADTVLIDTAGRLHTKTGLMDELGKVKRVVEKHGPVDEVLLVLDATTGQNGLVQARVFAEVVDITGIVLTKLDGTAKGGIVVQVQRELGVPVKLIGLGEGADDLAPFEPAAFVDALIGD; this is encoded by the coding sequence ATGGAATACGTGATCCTTGCCGTAGTCATCGCCGTGATCGCCGTTGGTGCGGTCGCCGGCCTCGTCGTCAGCGGCAGACGACGTAAGGAACTGCCCCCGAAGTCGACGGCCACCATCGCGCCGCCGACCCCGAGCGAGCCCCAGGTCGGCGAGGAGGCCGCGCCACCGCGTGAGGCGCCGGTCCAGACGGTCGAGGAGGTCCAGCTCCCCGCTCCGGTCGAGGTGACCCCCGAGGTTCCCGCACTGGAGGTGCCGGAGCCGACCGCCGGCCGGCTGGTCCGGCTGCGCTCGCGCCTGTCGCGCTCGCAGAACTCGATCGGCAAGGGCCTGCTGACCCTGCTCTCCCGGGACCGCCTCGACGATGACACCTGGGAGGAGATCGAGGACACGCTGATCACCGCCGACATCGGCGTGGCGCCCACCCAGGAGCTGGTCGAGCGGCTGCGCACCCGGGTCAAGGTGCTCGGCACCCGCACCCCGGCCGAGCTGCGCACCCTGCTGCACGAGGAACTGGTCGCGCTGATCGGCACCGAGGCGGACCGCTCGCTGAAGACCGCCAAGCACGAGGACGACCGCCCGGCGGTGGTCCTGGTGGTCGGCGTCAACGGCGTCGGCAAGACCACCACCTCCGGCAAGCTCGGCCGGGTGCTGGTGGCCGACGGGCGCAAGGTGGTGCTCGGCGCCGCCGACACCTTCCGCGCCGCCGCCGCCGACCAACTGCAGACCTGGGGCGAGCGGGTCGGCGCCCGGACCGTGCGCGGTCCGGAGGGCGGCGACCCGGCCTCGGTCGCGTTCGACGCGGTCAAGGAGGGCATCGCCGAGGGCGCGGACACCGTGCTGATCGACACCGCCGGCCGGCTGCACACCAAGACCGGCCTGATGGACGAGCTCGGCAAGGTCAAGCGGGTGGTCGAGAAGCACGGTCCGGTGGACGAGGTGCTGCTGGTGCTGGACGCCACCACCGGCCAGAACGGTCTGGTGCAGGCGCGGGTCTTCGCCGAGGTGGTGGACATCACCGGCATCGTGCTGACCAAGCTGGACGGCACCGCCAAGGGCGGCATCGTGGTCCAGGTCCAGCGCGAGCTGGGCGTGCCGGTCAAGCTGATCGGCCTGGGCGAGGGCGCCGACGACCTGGCGCCGTTCGAGCCGGCCGCCTTCGTGGACGCTCTGATCGGCGACTGA
- a CDS encoding bifunctional DNA primase/polymerase has protein sequence MDNLFGDLRFGSRRRTRATACQAAAEYAGRWGWTVALGGPPARALVGPCPCGRARCAAPGLHPPAGRTARELPPGAAPHEVRALWDGQPEASVLLPAGRTFDVLDVPESAGLRALVRLERMGTQVGPVLAAPTGRLLFFVARGTAERLPDLLYRMGWDDAALDLVCHGEGSYLAAPPTAQAGLGPVRWLRRPCRESAARPPEARLLLGTLAYACHRGRDRAVATEPAWLAS, from the coding sequence ATGGACAACCTGTTCGGCGATCTGAGGTTCGGCTCCCGCCGCCGTACCCGCGCCACCGCGTGCCAGGCCGCAGCCGAGTACGCCGGGCGCTGGGGCTGGACGGTCGCCCTCGGCGGCCCGCCGGCCCGGGCACTGGTCGGGCCCTGCCCGTGCGGCCGCGCGCGCTGCGCGGCGCCCGGGCTGCACCCGCCGGCCGGCCGCACCGCCCGCGAACTGCCGCCGGGCGCCGCTCCGCACGAGGTGCGCGCACTCTGGGACGGCCAGCCCGAGGCCAGCGTGCTGCTGCCCGCCGGGCGCACCTTCGACGTGCTCGACGTCCCCGAGTCGGCCGGGCTGCGCGCCCTGGTCCGTCTGGAGCGGATGGGCACCCAGGTCGGACCGGTGCTCGCCGCGCCGACCGGCCGACTGCTCTTCTTCGTCGCCCGCGGCACCGCCGAGCGGCTGCCCGACCTGCTCTACCGGATGGGCTGGGACGACGCCGCCCTCGACCTGGTCTGCCACGGCGAGGGCAGCTACCTCGCCGCGCCGCCCACCGCGCAGGCGGGCCTGGGCCCGGTGCGCTGGCTGCGCCGTCCCTGCCGGGAGAGCGCGGCCCGTCCGCCGGAGGCCCGGCTGCTGCTCGGCACCCTGGCCTACGCCTGCCACCGCGGGCGGGACCGGGCGGTGGCCACCGAACCGGCCTGGCTGGCCTCCTGA